In Leopardus geoffroyi isolate Oge1 chromosome D1, O.geoffroyi_Oge1_pat1.0, whole genome shotgun sequence, a single window of DNA contains:
- the PTS gene encoding 6-pyruvoyl tetrahydrobiopterin synthase, which yields MSAAGAGVGGRRWARLSRLVSFSATHRLHSKCLSNEENLKLYGKCNNPNGHGHNYKVVVTVHGEIDPVTGMVMNMTDLKEYMEEAIMKPLDHKNLDLDVPYFADIVSTTENVAVYIWENLQKFLPMGVLYKVKVYETDNNVVVYKGE from the exons ATGAGCGCGGCTGGCGCGGGCGTGGGCGGTCGCCGCTGGGCGCGACTGTCCCGCCTCGTCTCCTTCAGCGCGACCCACCGGCTCCACAG caaatgtCTGAGTAACGAAGAAAACTTGAAACTGTATGGGAAATGCAACAATCCAAATGGCCATGGGCACAATTATAAAG TTGTGGTGACAGTCCATGGAGAG ATTGATCCTGTTACAGGCATGGTTATGAATATGACGGACCTCAAAGAGTACATGGAG GAGGCAATTATGAAGCCCCTTGATCATAAGAATCTGGATCTAGATGTGCCATACTTTGCAGATATTGTAAG CACGACAGAAAATGTAGCTGTATATATCTGGGAAAACCTCCAGAAATTTCTTCCTATGGGAGTTCTTTATAAAGTAAAAGTATATGAAACTGACAATAATGTTGTCGTCTATAAAGGAGAGTAG